The DNA window tactgttaatcttcacgtccttcagcagaagtgagaaatgtgattttattttgtgcagtgtcacggaccctccgaaatctactgggaaggatgaatacctcgcacagtaccaatgtgatgacactggagacaaggagaaaccaagaagatcaaaagaacgtgacctcatttcaaaagaaaacgttttgtacggcaaagagtcttctgagcctggtgagaaattgcggcaaacttcctctctcgagtgtgacactgaatgtagctctaaaaagctttcctcctcagctattgcagagagatgccaaggtagaaaggacaagactaaaaacactgagaaagagcattaccaaagcaagagggaacatgctcctagtgaagagaaggagagtcaaaaagcaggtccttccagcggcCAGGTTCAAAAGGCGTCACGCTGGAGCTCCGAGTTCGGCAGCATTCCGAGACCGTTTTGGCGGTTGTGGAGACGGCcctggctgaggtggctgctgctgttgctgctgtcccctctgtcctcGCTGTTGCCGCTGTTGCCGCTGTTCCCGGACCTTGGAGACCTCCGGCGGctccctgtgacaggccctgtggccccggggagctgcccgccgcctcgtcggccagcccggcagcaatcctgccagcacagaatagctcactgcgtttcagggtaaagtgacgattaatttctatttcctggcctgggtgctgcttccttctttaaggAAGCTTCAAGGTTAAAGGTTAAGCTCAGTTATGTCAGGGCCCAAGTCCGTTTCGTGAAGGGGCTCTTGTACGAAAGCTTAAGCTGGGATTGACTCTCTGCTAAGCGGAGGCCAAACGTGTACCTACTGAGAAGCAGGTCCTAAGTGATAACATTTTCTAAAGAGACTGCTAAACACatctgaacagtgctgctgcagaactctgaatggggggatagcaactgtcttaactgatctggaatcttgagtttacttttcagtggacAAGAGGTGTGTCTCTCAAGGCAAACAAAGAGAGGAGTAACACCCGATACTcatgtcaacataaatttatgctcagagcgtaggtgtaggaacagcatcggtatgtatatggaacatcgggagaggaagctctgtcggtatttacagtttttctactaCCTTGTCAGAGAGACGTTATCTCCACATtagaaatggatgtattttgaaacagtgGTGGTGGAtcggatttcttctttctagtgttaatatttgctcttgaaTCGTACTTAATACCTGGTAACGCCTCaatcagttgtcaaaaataaacttaaaaatgtgtaaggctTATCTCGTTGGTCAGTATAAAGatcaaggcttttttcctttttcctttttcctttaccttttcctttcttccccagtgtggtttttcttttctccttctcactacagtcttaattttgtttcttgtcccttaagtgtgttttcagtgtgttgctgaaacattttctctttcaatgcgaaaaaaggagctgtcactggtgaagatcggagcttatctgaaaatccctgagcccaggagctgtcacctTAGTCTTCCAGTCGGACAAGGACGACTTCATTTCtcgtgtaaatgcatttttcaggtttgcgtattgttttttcaggaacgGAAAGTGTGTatagaatggatttaaaatcaatcttaaatgtaaaatgtcaagggaaaaaagttctagTTACAACCTCTGCACATAATTTGCCAGCTGTGGGACtaggagttttcttatttactgtgttttgtttaacgtgtctgaagtttaatggatagcaatcaaggcgtgctagaaatctgaaagcactttatgCTTTGTTCTCTCAGTCATTTTGGTATAACAAACTAGCTTATGTTTTAAACGCTCCATTAGGTTAGTGGTTTCCCTATAGGTAACAAGTCCCTGTGTGCTACAGtaagacagtaacaaaacatgaagtataGAAGTTCATCCTGTCATGGATGCTTCTGCCTACGGACACAcaattatgcttatttaaagcgGTATCACCTTGAAacctaatcagcattttaaaaaggactttgtagcagttattggcttttgtcctggagggctgaggtttgttttgttttgttttacattcagcatttccgTTTCTAGCTTACATTGCCCTGttgttttgcatgaggaaaacgtgcaactttacaaagcagaacggaaagagctgctttttagtcTAACGTTTCAGTTTTTTGTAGGAGTTTTAAATGTGGTAGGAGTAAAACACCAGAAGTACTGCTGCCAAAGTTCTATTCAAACTCGTATTtcgtggagaagcagaagaagcccagggagaaataaatttgcaaacgtgctcttcatgctctcctttcccaagatttctctgagatatagcccatcctctgtgggttttgaggtatatggttcccaggagtgagaaggagggccaaacatctctcttcttggaTCTCAACATGCCAGGGCTTTAGTGTACTGCCACTTACGGCTCCgctttttcacctggaaaaagcgaCCACATGATGTAGACTGAGGAGCCCTCACAAATTAACTTGCTATCACAAAGTGACgcccagaaaaggtgtatttaaaagctaggCTCATTATAGAATAACAACAAACCCCTCATGATTGGTGCAGTAGACAGTGAGGTAGAGGGCGAtccctggaaagacagaagaaaaggagcagtgagtTCTGGGTACCTTTGTGCACACGAAACAGAAAAACGCAGGCAGTGAAGTAATAGTGTTCCATTACTAACGCCAGCAATAGATAATTGCAACAATTATCTATTAGATCATAGGTAATAATTAACAGATAATTGTGCAACtctggaaatcaataaataactgattcccctcagagaatgtcttctacatttttatattaaaaagactccagagttgtaatggattaaaatcctacggaagtgaaagaaatggcatcagccactagttctgcagaagctaaaaATAATACCAATAGAGtttagatggaaattttcactttgtgtgtttagtttggggattctttttaaatcattcataccagcgatttagttcttaaggctgtttctttgagattaagtgacaggacttctgctattcttttcttcttggaatgcttcttgatattcttacgtcaaccagaacttctgtctctgtcGCAGATGTCAACAATGACCGTAGTTAAGAAGCCCAAATCTTCAAAGTCTAAAAAGCCCTCTTCAAGGCGGTCTGGCAAATCCAAGAAACCAAGTACTAAAATACTGATGTCACGCACCGCAAACTGGGGCCAGATACCGCCTGCAGAAGATTCAAGCCAAGTCTCTGTGGCCCAAGGACGTGGAGGTGCTATTTACTGtagatcatctgaaaaatctaaggCTTTTGCCCCAAGAGATCTAAGTAAGTGTGAGCTTTATCCtgactccattttcttcaaagcaaaagtagaaaatgcagttcttacttgttgcactgatagagaaggggactagtgtgaacaaagacttcaaaagcgaATCCCCTAAGGCAACTGAAGtgactgatgttacagaaattaattttgatatatttacagtcaacagagaaatatggggagctttttgtaatgcacagattcatccatgtcttttccgttttgcaaagaaaagtgtttgattgttgctattcacagcttccatttttcacacgttttttgaatgataacattgctcaggaaaagatctGGTATCTGTAGGGGTACCGTCATTCCTAGTTActagtttttaccttttttccgtataatttcaagtctaagcttgtggtttaagttataataaggaaaaaaacagtagttgagttaatcaggttaaagattatagatggagaggaacttggcattaggtactacaaacagaatggcagttagccttgccttagaaaaattaaaatggttgacgaaagctgtttttttgttgtttttttttccccaaaacattgtgttgaccagccaatttgaatttggcggtattaaagctgtctgcaataattttcttctggcttgGATTGTAGCTAGCTCCTCTAGGTGCTCCtgcagaatagtatttttttaaataccttccttagaaacaaacaaacaaaatctctttttaaatttaactttcttgcagtcgttaatgatggaattgctccaccacagagcattctttttccacctgagaagatttgtatggattggcgagaaacacaaagtgttggAGTTGGCCTGTACAATCTTGGCAacacatgttttcttaatgctactCTACAGTGTTTGACCTACACACCCCCACTTGCCAATTACATGCTTTCTCTCGAGCACGGCCAGTCATGTGAGTACTTTCTAAgagtatttcaaatctgttggacagctctgaaggtgaaagaacagcagtgattctGAGACAAGCTTATTTGCCTGATTTTACCTGTAGAAGCTGGCTTTGAGCACTGTATTAGCAGTGGGCTCCGAATAGCATACGGAGTGCAATTAATGcactgtttgtttaatgaatgaatttatttatttatttatttatgtattcattaaaggatcatttattgcttcgtgggaataatgaagtgcattggacagtaatgcatttagtagtaattttagagagtaatacatttttcagcctgtggagttcacattcctgtcagcctttacaaatgtgactttgcagtagtcttttagatttctcatcacaaaatgcatttgaatacaggcttagtggatatttttattctgtaaagttgtgtgaaatgaaatgttacaagacTGTTGGGACATTGGCATCTTGGGAGAATAGAATGTAGCAAGGAGAGTGGATATCGTAtctatagtttaaattttacttagatgtttgtttgtagttatggatattttgctggactgggatgctttcttctttcactcttcaggtCGTGAACAAGATTTTTGCATGATGTGCACAATGGAGACTCACATTAACCAGGCCCTGCGTTGCACTGTTGATGCCATCGAGCCTACGCATGTTATCAGTAATCTCAGTCGTAAGtggcttcagatgtgtttcttttcgatagcttgtaatcttcaaatacttatttgatgtgtataagtggttttaacactagaaagaagagagattttagaaatacaagaatgatttcatttttaaatgaggtgaatactatcatcttcttctttaggaaTAGGACAACATTTCCGTTTTGGCAGTCAAGAAGACGCACACGAGTTCTTGCGCTATACTGTTGATGCTATGCAGGAAGCGTGCTTGAATGGAAGCACCGAGtaagcataaacaagttcaCTTTCATACATTCTCTAGCACCTTCTAGTCCTTTATTTACTATCAAAAATGATCTCTAGCACCTTTTAGTGCCTTATTTACTATCAGCAACGAAAGTCTACATCAtccttagttttcataaaactctttgaagagttaactctgcgccttaaatcttctgaggtctgattataatttatttccagattggacagatcttctcaagctaccaccatcattcatcaaatatttggaggatttctaagatcgagaggtactttaaaaaatattcctgtccttAGAACTGATCTGTGTCTTTTGTCGGTAGTAAAGCAGTCTGTAGTTTGTCTAAAGTAGTATCTGGCAACAACTTGAATTTGGACAGTTAGTCTCCTTCACATAAggttaagcatttatattttgcttccagtgaagtgcttgaattgcaaagcagtttcgGATACGTATGAGGCATTTCTTGATATCACTTTGGATATAAAggtaagatgttttctaaatataattcatgatgtttaagtacatgcctaactttctaaattaaacttgtttaccttaaaaaaacaaaccacatataatgttaaaacgtaagagcttggtggtgctaaggaagtggattggactttgtccttctgtggaacccatgtaaatagtctccacatttgcattgggtttaaggggaaagaattctctttctgcaaaaattataatgctgtcatacttctctgttgttctacCCCAATGTACATCTAATTGTTAGACTGATGAATTTGTCCCCAGTATTGATGACAAAGCACACTATAGGTGCTGTCTAGGctactggaaaagtatttgttccgaagtcaaatgacttccaggtgaggtcaatgctgagcatgctctttctgcctccttcttcacagTGCTCATAGTAGATCGCTGGAGTATGTTAGTAAGATTCTCTTACAAACTACTAGTACGTCTctggaattttgaatttacGGTGACTTTACGCTCTTCTTTCTCGCTCCTCTAGGCGGTTTCATCTGTTACCAGAGCTCTGGAACTCTTTGTGAAACCTGAAGAGCTGGGTGGAGAGAATTGCTATAAATGTAGCGAGTAAGATTTTGACGAATTAGGTCTTAATCCTAGATGTCAGTTTTATATGTTGCATGACTCTGTTGGACTACCTCTAAACTTTGGATCTACTTACGAGTTTTgtggaagtttataaaacacttggatttttgtttctttggaggggggaagtcttgttcagaggcattccctatgggtttgcaattctctggctcgtattttgccatcagaattcaaaaagagatacttttgttctttctatttattagctCTCGACAGTTCTTTTCTTGATGTAAACTGCCCAGTTTCCGTTGTTCTCTGGGCTAGTGGctaattttcactgcttacaCTGTAGGTCCTACCTTGGAGCGGGCAATGTATCAAACTGAACTATTGTGTTTCAAAGGATGGCAGacagtttcagtgtctttccagaCAAGCTCAGTACATGAAGACTTCCTACTGTTAAATGTCTCCCTCCTGTAGAATGACCAtgtgcttctgttgtatttttgatgttgataGACGACCTATGTTGGagattatttgcaatttctagTCCTGGGGACCAAGGCTCTCTGGTTccactttcattatttgtatttcccttgaaagctgaaagaatgtatCCAGGATTGGAGTTCAAATAGCCGCTTTTGTAGACCAAGAAATGGTACCTTGCCATCCAACCTGGTAATACCCTTTCGTGAGAGATTCCTGTTCCTGCTATGCCCGGGGTTTTGGGAGAATTTACCTTCTTCACTGTATTAACAAACCTGACACGCagtgcatgggtttatgaaaagaaaaaagaccaacctattatgcaagtaaatgtcattcaaatagcataggcatgcgtgagacattaaaacgagtttgttttgggggcgaaaaaagaagatgccttcaaacacttatctctgcttgtttttaaggtgtAATAAGATGGTTCCTGCATCCAAGAGATTTACCATACACCGTTCTTCCAAGGTTCTcacaatatcactgaaaagatttgcagatttcacaGGTGGAAAGATCAACAAGGTATATTTACCACTGTAATGCAACTATATCATTGTGTAATGGGACATCCCCCAAAGCTGaaagttgtttatattttcagacagtAATTGTAGACTAACGACTAtggcttattctttctcttaatatcAATAAAGTTCCCGCTTGACAAGAAGcatatgctttcctctgagaaggctgattcatcaggaaacagttctctgcaacttctagtcttaaacattgtttatgggaagacttatttgtagtgaatcaagaaatatcttctagaaatatattctagaaataaattctagtctgtgttttttggaagtgtttttctctggctagTCCACGAAGTACTCTGGGataattttctatcttcttggTCTCTCTTTAGGAGGTGAAATATCCGGAGTATTTGGACCTGAGAGCCTACATGTCACAGTCAATGGGAGAACCACTGCTCTATGCCTTATACGCGGTGCTGGTACATCACGGTGTCAGCTGTCACTCAGGACACTATATATGCTATGTAAAGGTAGAagtcaacagcatttctaacagGGTAAAGGTTGTGCTGGCAAACCAGTGAAAGCGTGACTAGCAGCTactgtttctagggaaaaagatttcattatatttttatttgacacgtgtgtattttgttcctatccgtgatttcatttggaacacgtgcaattcacctaaagaaatggttgtcttTATTTGCAGGCTGGTAATGGACTTTGGTATCAGATGAATGATGCTAAAGTAGTCCGTACTGACATTAAGAGAGTTCTTGGTCAGCAAgcttacatacttttttatatcaggtaataacaaatcttaacatgtgttcagaagagatttactttcctgttattgatatttttctgttttgcaagtgtttttcttgctatcccagggaaagattattatttgtctaattcagttctgtctaacctgaaattctctgtgtcatttattatcttttgttgcttggcctgaaactgcagcacttgtgtaaattgctatctatgtgttacctgtagctggctaatttagagaaggagaaaaatgaaggtcaTCTGTCGTGTAAGAATGAATTATTGCTCTGAAAGTGATAGTCTTAGTAGGAagactgttctctccttttcagtttgtagtcttggcgaagccttctgtagagaaggcttccatatcgtatgaactgttcctctaaaattataggatgggatttaatccaagagtaggctgaaagaaaaactaaactccgatcactgctcttttctgaaggcGCTATGATTTGACACTTGGAGAACGTGCGTTTTACTTGCCAGCACCATCTTATCCCTGTTCATTCCCTCCTGGTCAGCAGGGGGCTAATAGTAAGCAGGCTGGATTTATGGGACCACGACTTCTTCCTCATATGATTAAGGTAATTCAGGGAAGTGGGAGGGCAGGTAACGGCACCAAACTGctagtgggtttggggtttggtgtggggttttttgtttggttttcagcatcttagttttgttttccttcccatgctgcagctttcttcacagccttcaTGCTACAGCCAGAGTCATTCAAACAGTGGTTACTGCTAAATTGTGCAGCCATGCGACTCCATTACTTTATACCTCCAagacagctttctaaagcacagagagctacGCTCTTTGACAATTTAAGCAGAGTGTACTAATCCTCgaatcatttaaaagaggacttgtttttcctatcgTCGTCACTTTagctaagacagggaaaactaattgtcttattcctgagcaccagaacaattacttcaggcttttcagggtatgtttaaaggggaaaataaatatatttgggaatagcagcaggtaatgttaagttgtttggctggttttcaaagatgatgttaatttgattccaatcggctgtaaaccaaaagcaggaattgaatacgcttattggacttgcatttatctttaaagggcagtgtgtttttctttgtaggtgttaagaccatttgtagaaatactcagtaggagagttttgtgtttcaaaatgttaaatgcagtgtttgcgttaatccatcttgccatttcttctttttaaatacagaattcaagccgtttaaatggaaatggatccATAAAAGAGGACGCAAAGACCACTGGTGTCACCCTAAAAAGGCCATCTTCAGCACCACCGATGGcctgtgttcaaaaccagacaattaccaggccttcaattactgatccgtcaagaaaacagaagatcaccACCAGTATTCACAATAAATTGCCTGCTCGTCGGACTGTGTCACAGCCTGACTGTCTTAGCAGTGCTGCGGAGGACGAAGATCTCTACCAGGCTGTTCCTTCATCCACAATTACAAATTCggtaatgcaaatgaagcaaatgcaaacaagcaaaaaagtttctgatgagatttttgtggagccaacagtgaatgaaaatcctaaactcagctctgataacacagtcccttacggtgcagaatcttcaggaaaatctgaggaggagtcaaagggcttatttaaaaggaattgcaatgcaatgtcctctaatggaattttggttggaaaggtagtccgtacattgcagcattccggttcttcctgtcagaatgctgacgaaggaagatcccagcatgagctgccaaAAACCGATTCACTAAATGGTGCTATTAGGTTAGTTAATGAATCGAAAGAAAACGGactgaaacttgatgattcCACTTGCCGAGTTGAACCTGTTAAACcttctgagatgttcttttctaaaacaaatggatTGCTTGAAACATAGATTTGCTCCATCGAGAATTTCTCACCTATGATGTATTCGGGAGTGTTTATTGTGTTCCTA is part of the Anas platyrhynchos isolate ZD024472 breed Pekin duck chromosome 25, IASCAAS_PekinDuck_T2T, whole genome shotgun sequence genome and encodes:
- the LOC139999429 gene encoding ubiquitin carboxyl-terminal hydrolase 42-like; translated protein: MSTMTVVKKPKSSKSKKPSSRRSGKSKKPSTKILMSRTANWGQIPPAEDSSQVSVAQGRGGAIYCRSSEKSKAFAPRDLIVNDGIAPPQSILFPPEKICMDWRETQSVGVGLYNLGNTCFLNATLQCLTYTPPLANYMLSLEHGQSCREQDFCMMCTMETHINQALRCTVDAIEPTHVISNLSRIGQHFRFGSQEDAHEFLRYTVDAMQEACLNGSTELDRSSQATTIIHQIFGGFLRSRVKCLNCKAVSDTYEAFLDITLDIKAVSSVTRALELFVKPEELGGENCYKCSECNKMVPASKRFTIHRSSKVLTISLKRFADFTGGKINKEVKYPEYLDLRAYMSQSMGEPLLYALYAVLVHHGVSCHSGHYICYVKAGNGLWYQMNDAKVVRTDIKRVLGQQAYILFYIRRYDLTLGERAFYLPAPSYPCSFPPGQQGANSKQAGFMGPRLLPHMIKNSSRLNGNGSIKEDAKTTGVTLKRPSSAPPMACVQNQTITRPSITDPSRKQKITTSIHNKLPARRTVSQPDCLSSAAEDEDLYQAVPSSTITNSMPGAMPSVNREIITESLTASQLNSLSEETR